The following coding sequences are from one Coffea arabica cultivar ET-39 chromosome 11e, Coffea Arabica ET-39 HiFi, whole genome shotgun sequence window:
- the LOC113716910 gene encoding pyruvate dehydrogenase E1 component subunit alpha, mitochondrial, which translates to MALSTHRTTTALLRHLTPAISYLRHISTDSTSTITVETSVPFTGHKIDPPSRSVDTTAQELMSFFRDMALMRRMEIAADSLYKAKLIRGFCHLYDGQEAVAVGMEAAITRKDCIITAYRDHCIFLGRGGTLLESFSELMGRKDGCSKGKGGSMHFYKKEGGFYGGHGIVGAQIPLGCGLAFAQKYKNDENVTFTLYGDGAANQGQLFEALNMAALWDLPAILVCENNHYGMGTAEWRAAKSPAYYKRGDYVPGLKVDGMDALAVKQACRFAKEHALKNGPIILEMDTYRYHGHSMSDPGSTYRTRDEISGVRQERDPIERVRKLLLAYDIANEKELKDIEKEARKQVDEAIAKAKESPLPEPSELFTNVYVKGYGVESFGADRKEIRAALP; encoded by the exons ATGGCCCTCTCGACTCACCGGACCACCACCGCTCTCCTACGCCACCTAACTCCTGCTATCTCTTACCTCCGCCACATCTCCACCGACTCCACCTCCACAATCACCGTCGAAACCAGCGTTCCCTTCACCGGCCACAAGATCGACCCGCCCTCCCGTTCCGTCGATACCACAGCACAAGAACTCATGTCGTTCTTCCGCGACATGGCCTTGATGCGCCGGATGGAAATTGCCGCCGACTCTCTCTACAAAGCCAAACTCATCCGCGGTTTCTGCCACCTCTACGACGGCCAGGAAGCGGTGGCGGTCGGCATGGAAGCCGCCATCACGAGAAAGGATTGTATCATCACTGCCTACAGAGACCATTGTATCTTTCTAGGCCGCGGGGGAACTCTATTGGAATCGTTTTCTGAATTAATGGGGAGGAAAGATGGGTGTTCCAaggggaaagggggttcgatGCATTTCTATAAGAAGGAAGGGGGATTTTACGGAGGACACGGGATTGTTGGGGCTCAGATTCCTTTGGGGTGCGGATTGGCGTTTGCTCAGAAGTATAAAAATGACGAGAATGTTACTTTTACTTTGTATGGTGATGGCGCCGCGAATCAGGGGCAGTTATTTGAGGCTTTGAATATGGCTGCTCTTTGGGATCTGCCTGCCATTTTAGTCTGCGAAAACAATCACT ATGGAATGGGGACAGCAGAATGGAGGGCAGCAAAAAGTCCAGCTTACTACAAGAGAGGGGATTATGTTCCTGGTTTGAAG GTAGATGGTATGGATGCCCTTGCTGTGAAACAGGCATGCAGATTTGCCAAGGAACATGCCCTGAAGAATGGGCCAATT ATTCTGGAAATGGACACCTATCGATACCATGGTCACTCTATGTCTGATCCTGGAAGTACATACCGAACCCGTGATGAGATCTCTGGCGTGAGACAG GAGCGTGATCCAATTGAAAGAGTCAGGAAGCTCTTATTAGCATATGATATAGCCAATGAAAAGGAGCTGAAG GATATTGAAAAAGAAGCGAGAAAACAAGTTGATGAAGCCATTGCAAAAGCAAAG GAGAGCCCTCTGCCTGAGCCTTCTGAACTGTTCACAAACGTATATGTCAAAGGATACGGGGTGGAG TCTTTTGGAGCGGACAGGAAAGAAATTAGAGCTGCACTTCCATGA